One stretch of Micromonospora echinospora DNA includes these proteins:
- a CDS encoding GNAT family N-acetyltransferase yields the protein MTPHTRIRRTVHLRRGHTFVWRSAGAADAETIWGWWTAPVLTYWGTAPRVAKVGPPPYGPETVRDYLALPADRLGVEPVVGELDGRPVAYAEAYAKKDSLLAGVPLLEDEARGSHLLVDPTDRVDRRVVLEVVVDAVDWAFETWPAAQHYIGDPDIRNRSMVNLHRMLGMRQVAVVELPHKTACLVAVSRTDWADDRARIASLVR from the coding sequence ATGACACCCCATACGCGGATCCGCCGGACCGTGCACCTGCGCCGCGGACACACGTTCGTCTGGCGGTCCGCCGGAGCGGCCGACGCCGAGACGATCTGGGGCTGGTGGACCGCGCCGGTCCTAACGTACTGGGGCACGGCGCCCCGGGTGGCGAAGGTCGGTCCGCCGCCGTACGGGCCGGAGACGGTGCGCGACTACCTGGCACTGCCGGCGGACCGGCTCGGGGTCGAGCCGGTCGTCGGTGAACTGGACGGGCGGCCGGTGGCGTACGCCGAGGCCTATGCCAAAAAGGACAGCCTGCTCGCCGGCGTTCCCCTGCTCGAGGACGAGGCACGCGGGTCGCACCTGCTGGTCGACCCGACGGACCGAGTGGACCGACGCGTCGTTCTCGAGGTCGTCGTGGACGCCGTCGACTGGGCCTTCGAGACCTGGCCTGCAGCGCAGCACTACATCGGAGACCCCGACATCCGGAACCGGTCGATGGTCAACCTGCACCGGATGCTCGGGATGCGGCAGGTTGCCGTGGTCGAACTGCCGCACAAGACCGCCTGCCTCGTCGCGGTCAGCCGTACCGACTGGGCGGACGACCGTGCACGGATCGCGTCGCTCGTTCGATGA
- a CDS encoding sulfotransferase family protein, with translation MSISDTTRPGDVSLDLDDLVGRAREMAGGHDEQRLRFLPALERLLTAVEGEAGLDPVGRLVLHQFVVGQLVMQIETGRLVQAHPEIERLPVENLLVITGMPRTGTTALHNLLAEHPGLRAPRLWEMLAPPASTDPVRHPQLIRAAESYVEHYYTAAPALRDLHPLDAMRPDECHRLTAATFTSPVFAQRYEVPGYLAWLDGQDLREVYEYHQTLLRCMLWRRPGTHVVLKCPSHLWHLDALSAVYPQARIVRLHRDPTAGLPSACNLTAVVRGANGARVDRHAVGDQWLAYAWLGLSGLRRGDRYGSDTPTLDVRQRDLRTDPLGVTAQVCDFAGLPMSAEAGARMARHLGEQAPEPTGGPGYSLADFGLDRDQIDRQFSDYRAEFGV, from the coding sequence ATGAGCATCAGTGACACGACCCGTCCGGGGGACGTGAGCCTGGACTTGGACGACCTGGTCGGCCGGGCCCGCGAGATGGCGGGTGGGCACGACGAGCAGCGCCTACGATTTCTGCCCGCGCTGGAACGACTGCTCACCGCCGTGGAGGGTGAAGCGGGGCTGGATCCGGTCGGTCGCCTGGTCCTGCACCAGTTCGTGGTCGGCCAGCTCGTCATGCAGATTGAGACGGGCCGGCTCGTGCAGGCCCATCCGGAGATCGAACGACTGCCGGTGGAGAACCTTCTGGTGATCACGGGCATGCCGCGCACGGGTACGACGGCCCTGCACAATCTGCTGGCGGAGCACCCCGGGCTACGGGCACCACGGTTGTGGGAGATGCTGGCGCCGCCGGCGTCCACCGATCCGGTGCGGCACCCGCAGCTGATCCGGGCCGCCGAGAGCTACGTCGAGCACTACTACACCGCGGCACCGGCGCTCCGCGATCTGCATCCCCTCGATGCGATGCGTCCCGACGAATGCCACCGGTTGACCGCCGCCACGTTCACCAGCCCGGTCTTCGCCCAGCGCTACGAGGTCCCCGGCTATTTGGCCTGGCTCGACGGGCAGGACCTCCGGGAGGTCTACGAATACCACCAGACGCTGCTGCGATGCATGCTGTGGCGGCGGCCGGGCACGCACGTCGTCCTCAAATGTCCGTCCCACCTGTGGCACCTCGACGCGCTCAGCGCCGTCTACCCGCAGGCACGGATCGTTCGGCTGCACCGCGACCCGACCGCCGGCCTGCCCTCCGCGTGCAACCTCACCGCGGTGGTACGCGGGGCGAACGGAGCCCGGGTGGACCGGCACGCCGTCGGTGACCAGTGGCTGGCGTACGCCTGGCTGGGGCTGTCCGGCCTACGCCGCGGCGACCGGTACGGGTCGGACACCCCCACCCTCGACGTACGTCAGCGGGACCTGCGGACGGACCCGCTGGGCGTGACTGCCCAGGTCTGTGATTTCGCCGGGCTGCCCATGTCCGCCGAGGCGGGCGCGCGGATGGCACGGCACCTGGGCGAACAGGCGCCGGAACCGACCGGCGGGCCCGGGTACTCGCTCGCCGACTTCGGTCTCGATCGCGATCAGATCGACCGACAGTTCAGCGACTACCGCGCCGAGTTCGGCGTGTAG
- the sbnA gene encoding 2,3-diaminopropionate biosynthesis protein SbnA, protein MELPLIFQSALDLQFPDLFLELSGFLPDSRLYLKIEAMNPAGSIKFKPALAMVDDLEQRGLLRPGSRVIESSSGNLGIALAIVCNARGYSFTCVTDLNTAPATIALMRAYGARVVVIDERDANGGFLSMRLAHLQERMAADPTLVWPNQYANPVNTMAHYHTTAAEILKEFPEVDAVFVGAGTTGTLTGCAQYFAQHRPETKVFAVDIIGSTTFGTPPGRRHIPGLGTSRTPEIASLRHVTDLVMVSEYDTVRACRLLRNRYFLLGGGSTGAVLSGVSARARMLRPGSVVVAISPDLGDRYAGTLYDPGWLAERGLDSPPASTGRSDVPTAACPDPV, encoded by the coding sequence GTGGAGCTACCGTTGATCTTTCAATCCGCGCTGGACCTCCAGTTTCCCGACTTGTTCCTGGAACTGTCCGGCTTCCTGCCGGACAGCCGCCTCTACCTCAAGATCGAGGCGATGAACCCCGCCGGCTCGATCAAGTTCAAGCCGGCCCTGGCCATGGTCGACGACCTGGAGCAGCGAGGGCTGCTACGGCCCGGCAGCCGGGTCATCGAGTCGTCCTCCGGCAACCTCGGCATCGCGCTGGCCATCGTGTGCAACGCCCGCGGATACAGCTTCACCTGTGTCACCGACCTGAACACGGCCCCGGCGACGATCGCCCTGATGCGGGCGTACGGAGCCCGCGTTGTCGTGATCGACGAGCGGGACGCGAACGGCGGGTTCCTGTCGATGCGCTTGGCCCACCTGCAGGAACGGATGGCGGCCGACCCCACGCTGGTCTGGCCCAACCAGTACGCCAACCCGGTCAACACGATGGCCCACTATCACACCACCGCCGCCGAGATCCTCAAGGAGTTTCCGGAGGTCGACGCCGTGTTCGTGGGCGCCGGCACGACCGGAACGCTGACCGGCTGCGCACAGTACTTCGCCCAGCACCGACCGGAGACGAAGGTGTTCGCCGTCGACATCATCGGGTCGACCACCTTCGGCACCCCGCCGGGGCGGCGGCACATCCCGGGGCTGGGCACCAGCCGTACACCCGAGATCGCCTCCCTGCGGCACGTCACCGACCTGGTGATGGTCTCCGAGTACGACACCGTGCGGGCCTGCCGGCTGCTGCGCAACCGCTACTTCCTGCTGGGCGGCGGCTCCACCGGCGCGGTACTCAGCGGGGTGTCCGCGCGCGCCCGGATGCTGCGCCCGGGCTCGGTCGTGGTCGCGATCAGCCCCGACCTCGGCGACCGGTACGCCGGCACTCTGTACGACCCCGGCTGGCTCGCCGAGCGCGGGCTCGACTCGCCCCCGGCGTCCACCGGCAGGTCCGACGTGCCCACGGCCGCCTGTCCCGACCCTGTCTGA
- a CDS encoding MauE/DoxX family redox-associated membrane protein yields the protein MTTTLLYLSWICRGTLALVFAVSVTAKTRGAPAFAWFRHATRTLTGLQDRRADVLAVLIVAGETAVAAGSVPARTAPWAAATAIVLLSLFSWRLARMPDAGPVVACGCFGSAATTRRVGLVRNALLLVVAAVGAGSTLGVAGTEGTDLAGVLVCLVAAVLLAAFLVRLNDITSLFPARL from the coding sequence ATGACCACCACGCTGCTGTACCTCTCCTGGATCTGCCGTGGCACGCTCGCCTTGGTGTTCGCGGTGTCGGTGACCGCCAAGACCCGCGGCGCCCCCGCCTTTGCGTGGTTCCGGCACGCCACCCGCACGCTGACCGGCCTACAGGATCGCCGCGCCGACGTGCTCGCGGTACTGATCGTCGCTGGCGAGACCGCGGTGGCCGCCGGTTCGGTTCCGGCGCGGACAGCCCCGTGGGCGGCCGCTACGGCGATCGTGCTGCTGTCGCTGTTCTCCTGGCGGCTGGCCCGGATGCCGGACGCCGGCCCGGTCGTCGCGTGCGGGTGTTTCGGCTCGGCGGCCACCACCCGCCGGGTCGGCCTGGTGCGCAACGCGCTGCTGCTGGTCGTGGCCGCCGTGGGCGCGGGCAGCACGCTCGGGGTCGCCGGAACCGAGGGCACGGACCTGGCCGGGGTGCTGGTCTGCCTCGTCGCGGCGGTGCTGCTCGCGGCGTTCCTGGTCCGGCTGAACGACATCACGTCCCTGTTCCCGGCACGCCTGTGA
- a CDS encoding AMP-binding protein: MLTAKDQRNETVTGALERDQPSRTGELLVAETGQRVPLADLLRISRTAAAQLRADGVRPGDPVGLVAENGLVFLHSFLAILHAGAVAVPLATPSAMGGVHGYVEHLRRVLEDSAMRHLVVSATCLRVLRSRTAQLPPVQLIEGDTLSTTGPELTEPAGADALAVIQYTSGSTRLPKGVMLTHRNVVAGIQAIIDGCALTRTDVAGLWIPLFHDMGLFSTLAALAQGLRVVLWRPSTFVRHPAAWLEQFVAHGCTVTTAPNFFYDHLLDDVDRVRADLDLSGWRLGLNGAEPVRAGTIDRFRAAFAHRGLPPDMMVPVYGMAEATLAVTFSRLGTRPTILWVDRAQLRDSGQVVTAQPGAPGARSLVAVGRAVDGVRVRIGGAGGAENQLGEVEITGTPVTGGYFRQPPGDLFTDDGWLRTGDQGFVHGGELYIAGRSRNMVVIRGHNYFAEDAEAIIQDLPGVHRRRCAAVRHDDEHGERLVMVVETGLESSDDRRTLTDRIRSAISTGLGLADVAVELIPPQALPRTSSGKVRRAEVRTSAPSMP, translated from the coding sequence ATGCTGACGGCGAAGGACCAGCGAAACGAGACCGTGACCGGGGCCCTGGAGCGGGACCAACCGAGCCGGACCGGTGAGTTGCTGGTCGCGGAGACCGGCCAACGAGTACCGCTCGCCGATCTGCTGCGGATCAGCCGGACGGCCGCCGCTCAACTGCGCGCCGACGGTGTGCGCCCCGGCGATCCGGTGGGGCTGGTCGCGGAGAACGGCCTGGTGTTCCTGCACAGCTTCCTCGCGATACTGCACGCCGGCGCGGTAGCGGTGCCCCTGGCCACTCCGTCGGCGATGGGCGGGGTGCACGGTTACGTCGAGCACCTGCGGCGGGTACTCGAAGACTCCGCGATGCGGCACCTCGTGGTCAGTGCGACCTGCCTCCGGGTGCTGCGCAGCCGTACGGCGCAGCTGCCCCCGGTCCAGCTGATCGAGGGCGACACGCTGTCGACCACCGGACCGGAGCTCACCGAGCCGGCCGGCGCCGACGCGCTGGCGGTCATCCAGTACACCTCCGGCAGCACCCGGCTACCCAAGGGCGTCATGTTGACCCATCGCAACGTGGTGGCGGGCATCCAGGCGATCATCGACGGGTGCGCGCTGACCCGTACGGACGTGGCGGGACTCTGGATCCCCCTGTTCCACGACATGGGCCTGTTCTCCACCCTCGCCGCGCTCGCCCAGGGCCTGCGGGTGGTCCTGTGGCGCCCCTCCACCTTCGTGCGGCACCCGGCCGCCTGGCTGGAGCAGTTCGTCGCACATGGCTGCACGGTCACCACCGCGCCCAATTTCTTCTACGACCATCTCCTGGATGACGTCGACCGCGTCCGCGCGGACCTCGACCTGTCCGGGTGGCGGCTGGGCCTCAACGGCGCGGAACCGGTCCGTGCCGGCACCATCGACCGCTTCCGGGCCGCCTTCGCCCACCGCGGGCTGCCTCCCGACATGATGGTGCCGGTCTACGGAATGGCGGAGGCGACCCTGGCCGTCACGTTCTCGCGTCTCGGCACCCGCCCGACGATCCTCTGGGTCGACCGGGCCCAGCTCCGCGACAGCGGCCAGGTCGTTACCGCGCAGCCCGGTGCACCCGGCGCCCGATCGCTCGTCGCGGTGGGCCGGGCCGTCGACGGTGTCCGGGTCCGCATCGGCGGCGCCGGCGGCGCCGAGAACCAGCTCGGTGAGGTCGAGATAACCGGTACGCCGGTCACCGGCGGCTACTTCCGGCAACCGCCCGGGGACCTGTTCACCGACGACGGCTGGCTACGCACGGGAGACCAGGGCTTCGTGCACGGCGGCGAGCTCTACATCGCCGGCCGGAGCAGGAACATGGTGGTGATCCGGGGCCACAACTACTTCGCCGAGGACGCGGAGGCGATCATCCAGGACCTGCCGGGCGTCCACCGCCGCAGATGCGCCGCCGTGCGCCACGACGATGAGCACGGCGAACGGCTCGTCATGGTGGTCGAGACCGGACTCGAATCGAGTGACGATCGCCGGACACTCACCGATCGGATCAGATCCGCGATCTCCACCGGGCTCGGCCTCGCCGACGTCGCCGTCGAACTGATCCCACCGCAGGCCCTGCCCCGCACCAGCAGCGGCAAGGTGCGACGGGCCGAGGTGCGAACGAGCGCGCCCTCGATGCCGTGA
- a CDS encoding SRPBCC domain-containing protein codes for MTDIAREIEGVHREIGQRRIAAGDARSVLLRRTYQASPEEVWAALTDPDRISRWFLPVTGELRPGGSFAFEGNVHGTVRRCEPTRLLALDWVIGDSPASEVELRLSGGTGRTVVELDHTALVDERFWAEFGPGATGVGWDLALLSLHLHLRGEAIVTADPEAGQHSPEFTRLAALSSRAWGTALATAGASPAEVTTAVEHTAALYAPPAKMFATRNWMRASRAAFLQHLVAAPDPRAEGSPVPAVAAGGSTDAD; via the coding sequence ATGACGGACATTGCCCGCGAGATCGAGGGCGTACACCGGGAGATCGGTCAGCGGCGGATCGCGGCCGGTGACGCGCGCAGCGTCCTGCTGCGACGCACCTACCAGGCTTCGCCGGAGGAGGTGTGGGCCGCGCTCACCGACCCGGACCGGATCTCGCGCTGGTTCCTCCCCGTCACTGGCGAGTTGCGCCCGGGGGGTTCGTTCGCGTTCGAGGGCAACGTGCACGGCACGGTCCGACGCTGTGAGCCGACCCGGCTGCTCGCGTTGGATTGGGTGATCGGGGACAGCCCGGCGTCTGAGGTGGAACTCCGGTTGTCCGGCGGCACCGGCAGGACGGTCGTCGAACTCGACCACACCGCCCTGGTCGACGAGCGCTTCTGGGCCGAGTTCGGGCCGGGGGCGACCGGGGTGGGATGGGATCTGGCGTTGCTCAGCCTGCACCTGCACCTGCGTGGCGAGGCGATCGTCACCGCCGACCCGGAAGCCGGCCAGCACTCGCCCGAGTTCACCCGCCTCGCCGCGTTGAGCAGCCGGGCGTGGGGCACGGCACTTGCCACGGCGGGAGCGAGCCCGGCGGAGGTAACCACGGCCGTCGAGCACACGGCGGCGTTGTACGCCCCGCCGGCCAAGATGTTCGCGACCCGCAACTGGATGCGGGCCAGCCGGGCGGCCTTCCTACAACACCTGGTCGCCGCACCGGACCCGCGCGCCGAGGGCTCCCCCGTCCCGGCGGTGGCCGCAGGAGGCTCCACCGATGCTGATTGA
- a CDS encoding FAD/NAD(P)-binding protein, producing the protein MAVIGLGPTGTSFVWKLIDELRADQPGVPLRLTAIDPGDELGAGYAFQATHRLNMRASSLHMDPLAPTGFTDWLRAHCDTDDRDDRDDRDDRDDRDDRDDLEYPTRRLFGRYLRTVLAEAVASAESAGVTVEHWRTSAAELDRSGESFRITGADGATRSFDVVVMATGESRHGALGHWTGRPNFVASLAETHQLGRIPADARVGIVGSSLSAVDICIQLLGQGHRGPITCHARTRGFPKVQGATSRPQPALLDPDWLSWSTGAGRRRIRLRTVARALAQGLDARAEEPYTPGMPDPREWFSRDGRRHRSRQDESQVFQAAVTAAVESRTTWYQALDSLSPHTPAIWNALDERDQLLFLTTWRARWSEYRHSMPLVNARALLPAVSSGQLTVRTGLTSVTPESSGATTRWRVNSRSGPPGSAYDVLVDATGGQLAIACRRDPLLRTAIHRGLLSPDPRGGLRVLFGTCQVLAADNRPCPNLYLVGPMTFGTHFYTNSFETNRDNAFRVAHAVRTTLIRTRRRPVTPTGAALTQTIGGR; encoded by the coding sequence GTGGCGGTGATCGGTCTGGGTCCCACCGGCACGTCCTTCGTGTGGAAGCTCATCGACGAGCTGCGGGCCGATCAACCGGGGGTCCCGCTACGGCTGACTGCCATCGACCCCGGCGACGAGCTGGGGGCGGGCTACGCCTTCCAGGCCACGCACCGACTGAACATGCGGGCCAGCAGCCTGCACATGGACCCGCTGGCGCCCACCGGATTCACCGACTGGCTGCGTGCGCACTGCGACACCGACGACCGCGACGACCGCGACGACCGCGACGACCGCGACGACCGCGACGACCGCGACGACCTTGAGTATCCGACGCGCCGACTCTTCGGGCGCTACCTCCGGACGGTCCTGGCCGAAGCCGTCGCCTCGGCCGAGTCGGCCGGCGTGACCGTCGAGCACTGGCGGACCTCGGCCGCGGAGCTCGACCGCAGCGGCGAGTCGTTCCGAATCACCGGGGCCGACGGTGCGACGCGGTCGTTCGACGTCGTGGTGATGGCGACCGGCGAGTCCCGGCACGGCGCGCTCGGTCACTGGACCGGCCGGCCGAACTTCGTCGCGTCCCTGGCCGAGACCCACCAGCTCGGGCGGATTCCGGCCGACGCCCGGGTGGGCATCGTCGGCAGCAGCCTGAGCGCGGTCGACATCTGCATCCAACTGCTCGGCCAGGGGCATCGGGGACCGATAACCTGCCACGCCCGTACCCGGGGGTTCCCGAAGGTTCAGGGCGCGACCTCCCGGCCCCAGCCGGCGCTGCTCGATCCCGACTGGTTGAGCTGGTCGACCGGGGCGGGACGGCGACGGATCCGCCTGCGTACCGTCGCCCGGGCCCTGGCGCAGGGCCTGGACGCGCGCGCCGAGGAACCCTACACACCTGGCATGCCGGATCCACGCGAGTGGTTCTCCCGCGACGGCCGGCGGCACCGGAGCCGGCAGGACGAAAGCCAGGTGTTCCAGGCGGCTGTCACGGCCGCGGTGGAATCTCGGACGACCTGGTACCAGGCGCTCGATTCGCTGTCGCCGCACACCCCGGCCATCTGGAACGCCCTCGACGAGCGGGACCAGTTGCTGTTTCTCACCACCTGGCGGGCCCGGTGGAGCGAGTATCGACACAGCATGCCGCTGGTCAACGCGCGGGCGCTGCTGCCCGCTGTGTCGAGCGGCCAACTGACCGTCCGCACCGGTCTGACCTCGGTCACGCCGGAATCCTCCGGTGCCACCACCCGCTGGCGTGTCAACAGCCGGTCGGGCCCGCCCGGGTCCGCCTATGACGTTCTCGTCGACGCAACCGGCGGGCAGCTGGCCATCGCCTGCCGACGTGACCCACTGCTGCGCACCGCGATCCACCGCGGTCTCCTCAGCCCCGATCCGCGCGGCGGCCTGCGGGTGCTGTTCGGCACCTGCCAGGTCCTCGCCGCCGACAACAGGCCGTGCCCGAACCTCTACCTCGTCGGCCCGATGACCTTCGGCACACACTTCTACACCAACTCGTTCGAGACCAACCGGGACAACGCCTTCCGCGTCGCCCATGCGGTCCGGACCACCCTCATTCGAACCCGCCGCCGGCCGGTCACCCCGACCGGCGCCGCACTGACACAGACGATCGGAGGTCGGTGA
- a CDS encoding TlpA family protein disulfide reductase produces MSVLVTVVVLLALVCAFNTALNVALVRRLRYHAELLTEVEERGVPAQALPRGEVVHDFAGHDGDTLVAFFSPTCTRCRKERKGFGRVAARWPGGPDRAVAVVSGPTASADFLTGLAPAARVVVDSDESLRRAFGIRSFPALFVVAPDGRLAWTGVHADAVPGLAEP; encoded by the coding sequence ATGAGCGTACTCGTCACCGTCGTCGTCCTGCTCGCGCTGGTCTGCGCGTTCAACACCGCGCTGAACGTGGCGCTCGTCCGGCGACTGCGCTACCACGCCGAACTGCTCACCGAGGTGGAGGAGCGTGGGGTGCCCGCGCAGGCGCTGCCGCGCGGCGAGGTCGTGCACGACTTCGCCGGGCACGACGGGGACACGCTGGTCGCGTTCTTCTCGCCCACTTGCACCCGGTGCCGCAAGGAACGCAAGGGGTTCGGCCGCGTCGCCGCCCGGTGGCCGGGCGGGCCGGACCGGGCAGTCGCCGTGGTCTCCGGGCCGACCGCCTCCGCCGACTTTCTGACCGGGCTGGCCCCGGCCGCGCGGGTCGTCGTGGACAGCGACGAGTCGTTACGGCGTGCGTTCGGGATCCGAAGCTTCCCGGCGCTGTTCGTGGTGGCTCCGGACGGGCGACTGGCGTGGACCGGCGTGCACGCCGACGCGGTTCCCGGACTCGCCGAGCCGTGA
- a CDS encoding ornithine carbamoyltransferase has translation MSMTDAFTGLPPRRAACGVLSLADLTPDVLGALARRSVDLYRDPAAHHEPLRGRLVGVVFTRTSTRTRTAFTAGIERLGGRAIGYGPGDLQTNTGESLAHTARTLGLMLDGVVIRTAGSLADMRLLSAESGLPVINAMAAEEHPTQGICDLATILLHRGSLDRVEVLYVGEGNNTATALAQGLSNFAGTRLHLLTPAGFGLPEDVLRATAARAAGHGGSVTQTHDAASVPDSVEFVYTTRWQTTGTSKPNPDWREVFRPFHVDETFLARTPKALFLHDLPAHCGEEVTGAVLDGTRSIAWSQARMKLYSAMAVLEHAFAGRD, from the coding sequence ATGTCAATGACCGATGCCTTCACCGGGCTGCCGCCGCGCCGGGCCGCCTGCGGGGTGCTCTCGCTGGCCGATCTCACGCCGGACGTCCTGGGCGCGTTGGCCCGCCGCTCGGTCGATCTGTACCGCGATCCCGCCGCCCACCACGAGCCGCTGCGGGGGCGGCTCGTCGGTGTGGTTTTCACCCGGACGTCGACCCGGACCCGGACCGCTTTCACCGCAGGCATCGAGCGGCTGGGCGGCCGGGCCATCGGGTACGGCCCCGGCGACCTGCAGACCAACACCGGTGAGTCACTCGCCCACACCGCGCGCACGTTGGGCCTGATGCTCGACGGCGTCGTCATCCGCACCGCCGGGTCGCTGGCCGACATGCGGCTGCTGTCCGCGGAGAGCGGCCTCCCGGTGATCAACGCGATGGCCGCCGAGGAGCACCCGACCCAGGGAATCTGCGACCTGGCCACAATCCTGCTGCACCGCGGGTCGCTGGACCGGGTGGAGGTGCTCTACGTCGGTGAGGGCAACAATACCGCGACCGCGCTCGCCCAGGGCCTGAGCAACTTCGCCGGTACCCGGCTGCATCTGCTGACTCCGGCCGGATTCGGGCTGCCCGAGGACGTGCTGAGGGCGACGGCCGCCCGGGCCGCCGGGCACGGGGGGTCCGTCACCCAGACGCACGACGCGGCCTCCGTTCCGGACAGCGTGGAGTTCGTCTACACCACGCGCTGGCAGACCACCGGCACCAGCAAGCCGAACCCGGACTGGCGGGAGGTGTTCCGGCCGTTCCACGTCGACGAGACGTTTCTCGCGCGTACGCCCAAGGCGCTGTTCCTGCACGACCTGCCGGCCCACTGCGGCGAGGAGGTCACCGGAGCCGTCCTGGACGGGACGCGTTCGATCGCGTGGTCGCAGGCACGGATGAAGCTGTACAGCGCGATGGCGGTACTTGAGCACGCGTTCGCCGGCCGGGACTGA
- a CDS encoding acyl carrier protein: protein MSDPHAAVEHQIRAVIADLLNHPIETVDEDAGLADLSGLDSLTLFQILDAIEKRFEISLDESELYGASSLSDLTKLVEVALTNGTPTTSDRPGTVASRPAVTAGGEHEHQ, encoded by the coding sequence ATGTCCGATCCCCACGCCGCGGTGGAACACCAAATCCGCGCCGTCATCGCGGACCTGTTGAACCACCCGATCGAGACGGTCGACGAGGATGCCGGCCTCGCGGACCTGTCCGGCCTGGACTCGCTGACCCTGTTCCAGATCCTCGACGCCATCGAGAAACGGTTCGAGATCTCCCTGGACGAGTCCGAGCTGTACGGGGCCAGTTCGCTGAGCGACCTGACGAAGCTTGTCGAGGTGGCGCTGACCAACGGGACGCCGACGACGAGCGACCGCCCCGGCACGGTCGCGAGCCGGCCCGCGGTGACGGCGGGTGGCGAGCATGAGCATCAGTGA
- a CDS encoding ornithine cyclodeaminase — protein sequence MPGESLRFLNRAAVAACLSKLDAAEVVARTLREHTLGRTELPAEGYLSWSNSVGAYSRAIAMLGAVPSGDAMAYGMKLINASVSNPQRGLERAGGLSFTFDSETARPSVVAEAGLLSAVRTAAYTVVSLRHLGPESFDAVSLIGTGTLARVHLEAIVEAFPAVRRAYVFDLEPARARAFRENFRARRPDLEVSVVAGARQAAGAAPVLITATTSNDPYIPAGWPAAGSFVAHVSLDDLTEDAFRSAEAIFVDDVELVRDNPRRVMGRLLQEGSLTTVDEPGRPDARVIDGSLGEVLIGRRAAQRPQQGYVISNPFGMAVLDVALIHAVAQVARATGAGQLLELL from the coding sequence ATGCCAGGCGAAAGCCTTCGTTTCCTGAACCGCGCCGCCGTCGCGGCGTGTCTGTCGAAGCTGGACGCCGCCGAGGTGGTGGCGCGCACCCTGCGTGAGCACACCCTCGGCCGCACCGAGCTTCCGGCCGAGGGCTACCTCAGCTGGTCCAACAGCGTGGGCGCGTACAGCCGGGCGATCGCGATGCTGGGCGCGGTGCCGTCGGGCGACGCGATGGCCTACGGCATGAAACTGATCAACGCCTCGGTCAGCAACCCCCAGCGCGGCCTGGAACGCGCCGGCGGTCTCAGCTTCACCTTCGACTCCGAGACCGCACGCCCCAGCGTGGTCGCCGAGGCCGGGCTGCTCAGTGCGGTCCGTACGGCCGCCTACACCGTGGTCAGCCTGCGCCATCTCGGCCCGGAGTCGTTCGACGCGGTCAGCCTGATCGGCACCGGCACGCTGGCGCGGGTGCACCTGGAGGCGATCGTCGAGGCGTTCCCGGCGGTCCGGCGGGCGTACGTCTTCGACCTCGAACCCGCTCGGGCCCGGGCGTTCCGGGAGAATTTCCGGGCCCGACGGCCCGACCTGGAGGTCAGCGTCGTAGCCGGTGCCCGGCAGGCGGCCGGCGCCGCCCCGGTCCTGATCACCGCGACCACCAGCAACGACCCCTACATCCCGGCCGGATGGCCGGCCGCCGGTTCGTTCGTGGCGCACGTGTCACTCGACGACCTGACCGAGGATGCGTTCCGGTCCGCGGAGGCGATCTTCGTCGACGACGTGGAGCTTGTCCGGGACAACCCACGCCGGGTCATGGGGCGGCTGCTGCAGGAGGGCTCGCTGACCACGGTCGATGAGCCCGGACGGCCGGACGCCCGGGTGATCGACGGCAGCCTCGGCGAGGTGCTGATCGGCCGGCGCGCCGCGCAGCGCCCGCAGCAGGGATACGTCATCAGCAACCCGTTCGGCATGGCAGTCCTGGACGTCGCGCTGATCCATGCCGTCGCCCAGGTCGCGCGGGCGACGGGCGCCGGGCAACTCCTCGAACTGCTCTGA
- a CDS encoding lasso peptide biosynthesis B2 protein: protein MTTEQVLAHRPGRLGRRLGVLSVVAFARVLARRPPAQICWVLRQASRGARPATFAEAAAARRHTVANSAFCAGPLGCLPRSITTALLCRIRGGWPTWVAGVRRHPPFGAHAWVEAQGTAVDEPYPPDFHIPLLTVPPAERGSAG from the coding sequence ATGACCACCGAGCAGGTTCTCGCCCACCGGCCGGGCCGGCTGGGCCGACGGCTCGGGGTGCTGAGCGTGGTGGCCTTCGCGCGGGTGCTGGCCCGGCGCCCTCCGGCGCAGATCTGCTGGGTGCTGCGTCAGGCGAGCCGCGGTGCCCGGCCCGCGACCTTCGCCGAAGCCGCTGCCGCCCGCCGGCACACGGTGGCGAACAGTGCCTTCTGTGCGGGCCCGCTGGGCTGCCTGCCCCGGTCGATCACCACCGCGCTGCTCTGCCGCATCCGCGGCGGTTGGCCGACCTGGGTCGCCGGCGTCCGCCGGCACCCGCCGTTCGGCGCGCATGCATGGGTTGAGGCCCAGGGCACCGCCGTGGACGAGCCGTACCCGCCCGACTTCCACATCCCGCTGTTGACCGTCCCGCCGGCCGAGCGAGGAAGCGCGGGATGA